The Verrucomicrobium spinosum DSM 4136 = JCM 18804 DNA segment GGGTGCCGGGGAGGCGAAGAGCGGGCTCGCGGTACGCAGGGTGTCATCCGTTGCGCGTTGATAGGCGTGGGACGTCATGATCAGGCGGACCAGCTTCTTGGCATCATAGCCATTGCGCACAAACTCACGGCCCAGCCATTGCAGAAGCTCAGGATGGGTAGGCTTGCCTTTCTCCCAGTCTTCCACCGGCTCCACGATGCCTCGCCCCATGAGGCGGGCCCAGAGGCGGTTGGCCATGACTTGGGCAAAGCGCTCGTTCTGCGGACCTGTGATGATCGCCGCCAGTTGCTCGCGGGTGTCTTCAGGATGCTCCGCAAGAGCGGCTCCGGACGCCTCATCACCAAACTTCGTGAAACGCCACTTGGGCTGCACTTTGGAACCTGGCTTCAGCGTCACTTGAATGAGCGGCTTGCGGCCCCCTTCATGCAACTTGTCCATGGGCACACTGCTTGTGGTGGGCACATCCACGGGTTTCTGGGACAGCATCGCCGCCAGGGCAAAGAGGTCCTCCTGTAGGGACTCATGAGAAGGGGAGTCGTGGCAGCGGGCGCACTTTGTCTCCACACCCAGGAAGGCAGTGCTCACAATCGTGCCCTTGGCGGCCATGGGCACGTCATTCTGTGACGCCACGCCGAAGCCAGCAGGGCCACCAAAGCGGACACTGCCCTTCATGGTCAGCAGTTCTGTGACGAACAGGTCCATCGGCTTGTTATCCAGCAGTGCCTCGTAGATCCACCAGCGGAAGGGACCGGAGTTGTTGAGCGTCGGGTTCAAGATGTTGGGGTTCTCTGCCAGCACATCCTGCCAGTAGCCCGTCCAGTTGTCGGCCCAGCGGGGATCGGTGAGCAGTTTGTCAATCGCGCGAATACGCTTGTCAGCGCTGGTGTCCTTCTGGAAGGCTTCGATCTCGGCCAGCGTTGGCGGCACGCCCACTGTATCGAGGTAAGCACGGCGCAGGAACGCGAGGTCGGAGGTCAGCGCGGTTACGGTGATCTTGTCCACCTTCATTTCGGGCCAGACGGCCCCCTCATTGATCCAGAGGGTGATCAAATCCGTCTGTTCCTTGGTCAACCGGCTGCCTTTGGGGGGCATGATGGCGTCTTCATCATCCGTGATGACTCGCGCAAGCAGGGAGCTCTCCTCCGGGTGCAGTGGCGTGACGGCAGGACCGTCGTTCTCACCGCCATGCATTGCTGCGGCCAGAGAGTCGAGCTTGAGGTCGCCCTTGGTCTTCGTGCCCTGGTGACAGTCATAGCACTTGGTCTCCAAGATGGGCTGGATGTCGCGATAGAAGTCCACCTTGCCGCTGTGGGAGGCCGTGTTCTGCTCACTCACCGTCGCCATCTTCACAGAGAGGAAGTGATCGATGGGGTTGAGGGCAGGATAGCCCTTGACGAGCGGGGGCACGGCCACCTCCTTGGTGCTGGCCAGCCAGTCTTGCACTGCTTTGCGGCGGTTGTCCCAATACGGCTTGGTTTCGGCCAGCCGCTCCGCGCGACGCTGGCTGTTCATTTCATCCAACCTTGCCTGACGGTCTGCCGCATAAGTCGTCCAACCCTGGTCATTGTACGTGATGGCTTCACCCGCCTTGCCGCCCTTGGCCGGGGTGAGTAGTTGCCAGGTCTCCGTGCCTTGCTTGGACCAGGCCACGACGGTTTCCCCCAGTTCAGGCCGACGCTTGCTTTTTCCAACCATGCCGCCCACCAGTGTTTCCAAGACGACGGTATGCTCCCCGCCTTTTGATTCAAACTCGCACCACGTTTCCTGGGTGCCGGGAGGGGCAAAGCGGAAGTCCGGGCCGAGGTTGAGATAGCCTTCCTGCTCGCCCACATGGCCATGTCCGCCGCTGTCGGGTTTGGGGAAAGTCGTGGTGAGCAACTGCACCCCATCGATGTGCAGATGAGAAGCCCCCCGACCACGCAGGAGGATGCGATGCTTGCCCGCCGGGAGGTTCACCACCGCGGCTGCCCGCACAAGAAAAGGGATGGGGCGATCTGCGCGCACGCCGCTGGTGATGTACTTGTGAGGCACTTCGAACAGGCCAAACGCACGCTCACCGTAGGACTCCGTGGCCCGGGGGGATTGGGTCGGCCAGGCGTTCTTTTCTGGCAGGCGGTCCTCGCAGATCTGCACGAGCACCTTGCCATCTGGAATCATGCTGCGCTCGACCACTGGGGGCTGGGGCACATACTGGAAGCGTTGGGCCACCACTGACTCAGGCAGAGTGCCGCGATAGATGGCCACTTCATCCAGCGACCCTTGCAGCGAGTTGCCGGCGCCGCCGCCGTAACCGGAGCCGATGTTCAAGTCGTCGGCATCATTTACAGGACCGTTGTTGGTCTTGCCCGCCATGTCCCACACGCCCTTGACCTCCTTGCCGTCCACATAGGCTTCGAGGCTGTCGGCCTTGCCGAACGTATAGCTCACCACAACATGGTGCCACCCGGTGCCGGGAGTGAATCCTTCTTCGGCCACCCAGCGGTGATACTCGCGTGTGCCATCTGGCTTGTCGGACTCGCTGCGGAAGAGGAACGAAGGCCGGGCCTCGCCACCTTCGCCTTTGAGGCGCAGGGCATAGTTTTGGTTCTCTGTGGAGAAAGCGGCTTTCTTGTTGCGGCCCTTGCTTACGAGATAACAGTAGGAGCCGTTCTTGATTTGCTCGACGCTGACCCACGCTTCCAGCGTGATGGCATCCCCTTTAACAAAACGCAGGTTCACTCCCGGGACATCCGATTCACGGACATTGATGCTGGTGCCGCTGCCGGAGAAGACCGCCGCCTTATTGCCCGCTTTGAAGCCGGGGAACGTCGGTGTCTGCGGCCCCGTCGGGGTGATGGACTTGCCACCCTGCCACGCGCCGGGCTCATCCTTGTCGAAGGTCCATTTGATCAGCGGAGCGGGGGCCTGTTCCGCCACTTTGTCGCTGGAGTCGTTCACGGAGTCATTCGTGGCATCGTTGGTCGTCTGCCCAAAGGCAGTTGCCGAGGCCAGAGCCAGGAAAAGAAAAGGTTTGCGGGGAAAGTGCATGGCGGTGTGTGCTAAAAGAATAACGGAGTCAGGCCGCGTCTTTCAACACTCGCCCGAACCGCATTCGGGGTGGTCCCGCATCCCCCATTCGGGTGATGTTCAGACCTCCAGGAGTCCTCGCCGGATCGCTTCCGTCACCGCCTGGGTGCGGTCTTGAGCCCCCAGTTTTTCCAGGACATTGCTTACGTGGCGTTTCACGGTCTCCTCACTCAGACCGAGAACGGAGGCGATTTCTTTATTGCTGCGCCCTTTGGCCATCTGGGCCAGCACCTCGCGCTCCCGCGGGCTGGGTTCCGGCCTGCCCAGCCGCTCCGCCAGACGCTGGGCGATGTCTCCTGGGAGGTAGCGCTTGCCCAAGCCCACGGTGCGGATGGCCTTCAGCAGGTCCTCGCGGGGAGCGGACTTTTGCAGGTACCCCAGAGCCCCGGCCCTGATGGCCCGGTACACGTCCTCATCCCGTGCAAAGGAGGAAAAGACGAGGATGCGGATGCCCGGGTGGGCCTGCCCAAGCTGCTCTGTGCAAGTGATGCCGTTCACCTCCCCAAGCTGGAGATCCATGATGACGACGTCCGGAGTGTGGGCGGCGCAGGCGGTCAGAGCCTCCGCCGCACTGCCGGCCTCAGCGACCACCAGCAGATCCTCCTCAAGCCCAAGAGAAGCCGCCAGTCCGCTGCGGACCACGAAATGGTCGTCAACGAGAAGGATGCGAACAGGAGGAGGCGCAGTGGACATCAGGTGAATGACGCGCGGAGGGCGGGCAGCGCAAGTGTCAATCCCACCGAAGTGCCTCCACCCGGAGTGCTCTGCAAGGACAGCTCCGTGTGTAGTTTCCTTGATCTCTCCCTCATGCCCTGCAGGCCAAAGTGCCCGCCAGACACGGACATCTTGCTGGGATCAAAGCCCTTGCCATCGTCGGCCACCGTGAGCCGCAACACCTGGGCATCGGTCTCGACCTTGACAATCACCTTTTGAGGCAGCGCATATTTCAGAGCATTGTTCACGGCCTCCCGGGCGATGCGCAGGAGATGATGCTGGACGAGCGGCGGCAGGGGAGGAATCTCGCCGTGCACTTCCACCTGAATCGGGATCGCCGTCGTCGTCTGCAGGTGATCGACGAGCCCTTGGAGAGCCTCGGGAAGCGGCACCTCATTGCGTGAGGCGTCACGCAGATCCCAGACAAAGTCCCGGGTTTCCGTCTGAAGCCGGGAAAGCAGTTTGCGCTGCTGTTCCAGAAGCTGGCGCGCCTTGTCATCGGCCACCCGCGGCGTCGCGGCGTCCAGGCGCAGGGAGAGGCCGGCCAGTTCCTGTTCTAGCGTGTCATGAAACTCCCGCGCAATGCGTTGCCGTTCCTCCAAAACTGCCTCCTGCTGCGTCTTCAGTTGCAAGAGACCCAGCTGCCGGTTCACCTGTAGCTTGAGCAGACCAGCCCATGCGGCCACGAGCACGCCCGCACCGGCGACTCCCGCCAGCGCCAGCGCCAGACGCCGGGCATTCCACCAGGACGGTGCCGTCAGCAGCAGAGCATCCTCCGGCTGACGAAGCCACAGGTCATAGGAGGTGGGGAAGGTGCGGTACCCCTCTGACCGGGTGGAACTGACCCGGCACAACCCGGTGAATTGCACCCTCGAACCCGGCTCAAACATCATCGCAGGGGATGCCGGGCCGATCACCTTGAAGCTGGTCGATTCCACCTCGGCCACCCAGACATTCGCTGTCCCGGACCGTTGCAGAATCTTGGCATTGACCACCACGAGCTCAGAATCGCAGCTGCCGTTGGCCAACTCCTTGGCCGTGACTGCGACTGGTGCCGGAGTAGTGCCGCGAGCGGTCACGCGAAAAACTGCGTCTGCCAGCATGGCACTGAAGTTGCCCATCTGGGGAAAGCCCAGCGCTTCCACATCATCTCCAGGTTCCAGTGGTTCCGCGTATGGCGTGTGGACAAACAGGCTGCGGGTTCCTTCCCGGAGATAGAAGCCGCCGCCCAGCACGCCGCTGAGCGCCGTGCCCTTCACCTTCACCCGATGAATATCGGGATTGCGATTGGCAGCGGCCAGGAGCGCTGCCACGGAGACGGGGGGGAGGTCAAAAGGGTCTGGGGGTGGGGGAGCGCTGATGGTAATGGCCCGAATGTCGGCGACCCGGACGTAGGGATGCACCAGCTGACGGCGATCATTGATCGCCCCCGCCGCCAGCCCAGTGACTTTGAGCTGTGCATCGACAAAGTCGTGGGTGTCTTCCGGTGGATTCTGGTCGAAACGCACCTCTGCCACGCCATCTCGCGTGTTGAGCCGGAGGCTGGCGGTGTTTTCCCCTGTGAGCTCCATCGAGCGTCCCACGCCATCCAGTTCCACCAGTTGATAGTGATAGCGCCCGTCCACGAGATCGTCCGGAGTCACCTTCACCGGGCTGGGCAGCGGCCCTTCACCCAGGATCTCCACCGACTCTGGAGCAATCCCACCGATGTACAAGCCAGGGACGCGAGTCCCTTTCACCCGCAATCGCATGCCCGGCCGCATGGAGCGTCCGGACTTGGAATTCCGTATGAAGGTGGCTCCCGACTCATCCTGGAGAAAGACGGTGCCGCCGGGATCTACAAAGGTCACCGTGGCATCCAGTTGCACAGGGGGCTGCAATTCCGGATCGATCTCCGGATAGCGGGCCACCTCATTGGCGCGGCGCAGGATGTTGGCATTCGCCACAGGCGCGACCGTCGCCGGGGCGGCAGGCGGGATTTGAGAGAAGGCGTCGGGAGTCCCCACACCTAGAATGAGGCACACGGTCAGCAAGGCTGGGAGGGAAAGGGGGCTCATGGTGACCGGGAAAAACATAGCCCTTTCCTCAAAGTTCAAGCAAGCTGGAGCTTGAGGAATTCGTACGGGTCACAGACCCCATATACAGCATGGTCGCCCGGGACAAGGATTCCCGCGCTCGAGCCCTGATCTTGTCGGCAATGGATGTTCACGGCTACTTCCCGCCAATCCACTGATGGACGCCCGCTTTGTGGCAAGCGGCGCAGATGGGGATGGCGGGGTCATGAACGAAATTCCCAAATAGCTACGAGGATGACCAGACTGCGCGTTTGTGATTAAATCCCACTTCCACCATACGTTTCCGCTTCCATGAGCTCCGAACCCCAACCGCTGACACGCCGTCGTCTCCTAAAACAAACCTTTGCTTTCAGCGCGGCTGCGCTCCTGGGTCAGGGTTATCGTCATGTATCGGCTCAAGAAGTCGTCAAGACGGCCAGTCACCTGCTCATGATCGGAGATTGGGGGCCGGACAAGGACTGGAAGCCTCAGGAGGCCGTGGCGCGTGGCATGGCGACCTATGCCAAGGACATGACCGTGAAGCCTGAGGCGTTGTTCCTGTTGGGGGACAACTTCTACGGCTCATTCAAAGGCGGGCTGAAAAATCCCCGCTGGAAGTCCCAGTTTGAGGACATGTACCCGACCAGCGTGTTCCCTGGTCCCTGCTACGCCATGCTTGGCAATCACGACTACGACGATGAGCCAGAGATCAAGCTGAAGGCGCAGCTCGCCTATGCGGCAGAGAACCCCGGCACCCGGTGGACGATGCCTGCCAAATGGTACCGCATGGAGCATCCTCAGGTGAATCCACTCATGACGGTGCTGGTACTGGACAGCAACTACAAAAACCGGGTGGCCTCCCTGACGCAGGACGAAAAGCAGGCCCAGGACAAATGGC contains these protein-coding regions:
- a CDS encoding DUF1553 domain-containing protein, with the protein product MHFPRKPFLFLALASATAFGQTTNDATNDSVNDSSDKVAEQAPAPLIKWTFDKDEPGAWQGGKSITPTGPQTPTFPGFKAGNKAAVFSGSGTSINVRESDVPGVNLRFVKGDAITLEAWVSVEQIKNGSYCYLVSKGRNKKAAFSTENQNYALRLKGEGGEARPSFLFRSESDKPDGTREYHRWVAEEGFTPGTGWHHVVVSYTFGKADSLEAYVDGKEVKGVWDMAGKTNNGPVNDADDLNIGSGYGGGAGNSLQGSLDEVAIYRGTLPESVVAQRFQYVPQPPVVERSMIPDGKVLVQICEDRLPEKNAWPTQSPRATESYGERAFGLFEVPHKYITSGVRADRPIPFLVRAAAVVNLPAGKHRILLRGRGASHLHIDGVQLLTTTFPKPDSGGHGHVGEQEGYLNLGPDFRFAPPGTQETWCEFESKGGEHTVVLETLVGGMVGKSKRRPELGETVVAWSKQGTETWQLLTPAKGGKAGEAITYNDQGWTTYAADRQARLDEMNSQRRAERLAETKPYWDNRRKAVQDWLASTKEVAVPPLVKGYPALNPIDHFLSVKMATVSEQNTASHSGKVDFYRDIQPILETKCYDCHQGTKTKGDLKLDSLAAAMHGGENDGPAVTPLHPEESSLLARVITDDEDAIMPPKGSRLTKEQTDLITLWINEGAVWPEMKVDKITVTALTSDLAFLRRAYLDTVGVPPTLAEIEAFQKDTSADKRIRAIDKLLTDPRWADNWTGYWQDVLAENPNILNPTLNNSGPFRWWIYEALLDNKPMDLFVTELLTMKGSVRFGGPAGFGVASQNDVPMAAKGTIVSTAFLGVETKCARCHDSPSHESLQEDLFALAAMLSQKPVDVPTTSSVPMDKLHEGGRKPLIQVTLKPGSKVQPKWRFTKFGDEASGAALAEHPEDTREQLAAIITGPQNERFAQVMANRLWARLMGRGIVEPVEDWEKGKPTHPELLQWLGREFVRNGYDAKKLVRLIMTSHAYQRATDDTLRTASPLFASPAPRRLEAEQIVDSLFAATGKPFNLEEVSLDIDGRRDLGNSISLGHPRRSWMLTSTSNERDRPSLALPRNQAVCDVLGAFGWRGSRQDPVSKRDRESNVLQPAIISNGTVGIWLTRLSDDHGITALALEDRPVDQFVDTLFLKLLTRMPTAEEKQRYTEFLGAGYADRKLSPVPVATPAPRVKPMYVSWSNHLDPVATTVRMAEETAARKGDPPTQKLDAAWRQKLEDALWALLNAPEWVFVP
- a CDS encoding sensor histidine kinase, which encodes MSPLSLPALLTVCLILGVGTPDAFSQIPPAAPATVAPVANANILRRANEVARYPEIDPELQPPVQLDATVTFVDPGGTVFLQDESGATFIRNSKSGRSMRPGMRLRVKGTRVPGLYIGGIAPESVEILGEGPLPSPVKVTPDDLVDGRYHYQLVELDGVGRSMELTGENTASLRLNTRDGVAEVRFDQNPPEDTHDFVDAQLKVTGLAAGAINDRRQLVHPYVRVADIRAITISAPPPPDPFDLPPVSVAALLAAANRNPDIHRVKVKGTALSGVLGGGFYLREGTRSLFVHTPYAEPLEPGDDVEALGFPQMGNFSAMLADAVFRVTARGTTPAPVAVTAKELANGSCDSELVVVNAKILQRSGTANVWVAEVESTSFKVIGPASPAMMFEPGSRVQFTGLCRVSSTRSEGYRTFPTSYDLWLRQPEDALLLTAPSWWNARRLALALAGVAGAGVLVAAWAGLLKLQVNRQLGLLQLKTQQEAVLEERQRIAREFHDTLEQELAGLSLRLDAATPRVADDKARQLLEQQRKLLSRLQTETRDFVWDLRDASRNEVPLPEALQGLVDHLQTTTAIPIQVEVHGEIPPLPPLVQHHLLRIAREAVNNALKYALPQKVIVKVETDAQVLRLTVADDGKGFDPSKMSVSGGHFGLQGMRERSRKLHTELSLQSTPGGGTSVGLTLALPALRASFT
- a CDS encoding response regulator: MSTAPPPVRILLVDDHFVVRSGLAASLGLEEDLLVVAEAGSAAEALTACAAHTPDVVIMDLQLGEVNGITCTEQLGQAHPGIRILVFSSFARDEDVYRAIRAGALGYLQKSAPREDLLKAIRTVGLGKRYLPGDIAQRLAERLGRPEPSPREREVLAQMAKGRSNKEIASVLGLSEETVKRHVSNVLEKLGAQDRTQAVTEAIRRGLLEV
- a CDS encoding metallophosphoesterase; its protein translation is MSSEPQPLTRRRLLKQTFAFSAAALLGQGYRHVSAQEVVKTASHLLMIGDWGPDKDWKPQEAVARGMATYAKDMTVKPEALFLLGDNFYGSFKGGLKNPRWKSQFEDMYPTSVFPGPCYAMLGNHDYDDEPEIKLKAQLAYAAENPGTRWTMPAKWYRMEHPQVNPLMTVLVLDSNYKNRVASLTQDEKQAQDKWLRAELAKPRTTPWLVVMGHHPLYTNGVHGDSKTLIAAWDKLFREHEVDFYFCGHDHDMQHMEFEGHPTSFVLSGGGGARVREFKNGVVHGPFGQAIHGFTHLEVTQDRFVVRHIDANRKLLHAFEKDRSSKVTIVS